A stretch of DNA from Paenibacillus sp. FSL W8-0186:
ATACTACCCTCACAAGGAGGAGATAGTCTATGCCTTGGAACAAACAGGATTACCCGGTATCCATGAAAAACCTGGACGCGCGCGTCCGCAACAAAGCGATCGAAATTGCAAATGCCCTGCTTGAGGAAGGCTATGAGGAAGGCAGAGCCATCGCGATCGGCACGGCAAGGGCACATGAATGGGACGACAACCACCCCAAGCATCATGACGACAAAAAATAATGCCGCGCAACGGCAAAAAACAGCTCAGGCCATCAGGCCCGGGCTGTTTTTTCTTTGATTGCATATGGCACACGGAGAACCGCGGTATCTTGCTTCCCGCAGTTTACGGTCCAGGTGATCGTCTTGCCGGCAATCAGCACGGCCAGGATTGTGAATACCGTTTCCGTAAATGGTAAATATATTAAAGATATGCCTAGAACCAAGGCATCCATCAGAATGAAAACCGTACCGATCTTCAGGCCGGATCGTTCACTGATGAAGAGAGACAGCATATCGTCCCCGCCGGTAGCCCCGCCTACCCGCAGTACAACGCCCGCGCCGATTCCCGTGAACACACCCGACAGCAGCGCAGCAATCGGCAAATTATCCTGCAGATTTAAAATAAACGGCGAGAACCGCTCGCACAGCTCATAGAATGCCGAGAATGCCAGTGATGCAAATAACGTATTTGCAATAAACTTGCGTCCTTTTAAGAACACGGCGGCGATCAGTACCGGAATATCCAGCATGATCATGCTCAAAGCCGGCGGCAAATCGAACAAATACTTGCCCAGCAGCGCCAAGCCCACGAATCCGCCCTCGGCTA
This window harbors:
- a CDS encoding YitT family protein codes for the protein MGKKVDWQALSLQVTMLLLGTFLLAFTYYHINFQNGLAEGGFVGLALLGKYLFDLPPALSMIMLDIPVLIAAVFLKGRKFIANTLFASLAFSAFYELCERFSPFILNLQDNLPIAALLSGVFTGIGAGVVLRVGGATGGDDMLSLFISERSGLKIGTVFILMDALVLGISLIYLPFTETVFTILAVLIAGKTITWTVNCGKQDTAVLRVPYAIKEKTARA